Proteins encoded together in one Bacteroides ovatus window:
- a CDS encoding energy transducer TonB, with protein sequence MKKIVFCLLLLTFSFRLAAQIDYLEPVKPFSTYTGELGEYYRSVFSLLNTGFQKQPYARFAAIPSFSPEYAMSVEKRNGRYTLVSNTLSRTYWQAEKGTVTVDTKSVVISASLYQSLGAIFRLVTEQVQDLDGSTAGLDGIVYFFSSTDAKGKEQMGRKWSPEKGTLMERLVLVCQSAYMLSRGENISEQTLAVEAAALLKALQQRTKEEPDAYKRPMYIGIYPVGPRSKTLSGRQVEEPAHFSAMTPEEYIASEMVYPSGLLEKNVSGYALCEFTIDKEGVILRPHILRSTHPEFAEEALRIVKGMPKWSPALVGGKPADSNYTLYVPFRPQLYRNK encoded by the coding sequence ATGAAAAAGATTGTTTTCTGTCTTCTGCTTTTAACCTTTTCTTTTCGCCTTGCGGCCCAGATTGACTATTTGGAGCCGGTGAAACCTTTTTCCACTTATACAGGCGAGTTAGGCGAATATTATCGTAGTGTGTTTTCTTTACTTAATACGGGCTTCCAGAAACAGCCTTATGCGCGTTTTGCAGCTATCCCTTCCTTTTCGCCGGAGTATGCAATGTCGGTAGAGAAGAGGAATGGACGTTATACCCTGGTTTCGAACACATTATCGCGTACTTATTGGCAGGCAGAGAAGGGGACGGTGACGGTGGATACTAAATCGGTTGTCATTAGTGCCTCCCTATATCAGTCTTTAGGGGCTATCTTTCGTTTGGTGACAGAGCAGGTACAGGATTTGGACGGTTCTACGGCTGGTTTGGATGGAATTGTTTATTTTTTCTCTTCTACGGATGCTAAAGGTAAAGAGCAGATGGGACGTAAATGGTCGCCGGAAAAGGGAACGTTGATGGAACGTCTCGTGTTGGTTTGTCAGTCGGCTTATATGTTATCCCGAGGGGAAAATATTTCTGAACAGACGTTGGCAGTGGAGGCTGCTGCTTTATTAAAAGCATTGCAACAGCGCACCAAGGAAGAGCCGGATGCTTATAAGCGGCCGATGTATATCGGAATTTATCCGGTGGGTCCCCGTTCAAAGACACTTTCCGGAAGACAGGTGGAGGAACCTGCTCATTTCTCTGCGATGACTCCGGAAGAATATATTGCCAGTGAAATGGTTTATCCGTCAGGGCTTTTGGAGAAGAATGTTTCGGGTTATGCTTTATGTGAGTTTACTATTGATAAAGAAGGGGTTATCCTTCGTCCTCATATTCTACGTTCCACTCATCCGGAATTTGCAGAGGAGGCTCTCCGCATTGTCAAAGGAATGCCGAAATGGTCACCTGCATTGGTGGGAGGAAAGCCGGCGGATAGTAATTACACTCTTTATGTTCCTTTCCGTCCGCAACTCTATCGGAATAAATAA
- the pheS gene encoding phenylalanine--tRNA ligase subunit alpha, which produces MIAKIEQLLKEVEALHASNAEELEALRIKYLSKKGAINDLMADFRNVAAEQKKEVGMRLNELKTKAQDKINALKEMFESQDNDCDGLDLTRSAYPVELGTRHPLTIVKNEIIDIFARLGFSIAEGPEIEDDWHVFSALNFAEDHPARDMQDTFFIEAHPDVVLRTHTSSVQTRVMETSQPPIRIICPGRVYRNEAISYRAHCFFHQVEALYVDKNVSFTDLKQVLLLFAKEMFGADTKIRLRPSYFPFTEPSAEMDISCNICGGKGCPFCKHTGWVEILGCGMVDPNVLESNGIDSKIYSGYALGMGIERITNLKYQVKDLRMFSENDTRFLKEFEAAY; this is translated from the coding sequence ATGATAGCTAAGATTGAACAACTTCTGAAAGAGGTGGAAGCCTTACACGCCTCCAATGCCGAAGAACTCGAAGCTCTCCGCATCAAATACCTAAGTAAGAAGGGAGCCATTAACGACTTAATGGCAGATTTCCGTAATGTAGCTGCCGAACAGAAAAAAGAAGTCGGCATGAGACTGAATGAACTGAAAACAAAAGCGCAGGACAAAATCAACGCGCTGAAAGAAATGTTTGAAAGTCAGGACAACGATTGTGACGGACTGGATTTGACGCGTTCGGCTTATCCTGTGGAACTCGGTACACGCCACCCGCTCACCATTGTAAAGAACGAAATCATTGATATCTTTGCCCGTCTGGGATTCAGCATTGCCGAAGGTCCGGAAATTGAAGATGACTGGCACGTGTTCTCGGCACTGAACTTTGCCGAAGACCATCCGGCACGCGATATGCAGGATACTTTCTTTATCGAAGCTCACCCGGACGTAGTATTGCGTACACATACTTCTTCTGTACAGACTCGTGTGATGGAAACTTCACAGCCTCCTATCCGCATCATCTGTCCGGGACGTGTATATCGTAACGAAGCTATCAGCTATCGCGCACACTGTTTCTTCCATCAGGTAGAAGCGCTGTATGTAGATAAAAACGTATCATTCACCGACTTGAAGCAGGTATTGCTGCTCTTCGCCAAAGAAATGTTCGGTGCTGATACAAAGATCCGTCTGCGTCCGTCTTACTTCCCGTTTACCGAACCAAGTGCGGAAATGGATATCAGCTGTAATATCTGCGGCGGTAAAGGATGTCCGTTCTGTAAACACACCGGCTGGGTAGAAATCCTCGGTTGCGGTATGGTAGACCCGAACGTACTTGAATCAAATGGTATAGACAGCAAAATATACAGCGGTTATGCCCTCGGTATGGGCATCGAGCGTATCACAAACCTGAAATATCAGGTGAAAGACCTCCGTATGTTCTCTGAAAACGATACACGCTTCCTAAAAGAATTCGAAGCGGCATATTAA
- the nth gene encoding endonuclease III: MRKKERYEKVIAWFQDNIPVAETELHYNNPYELLIAVILSAQCTDKRVNIITPPLYKDFPTPEALAATTPEVIFEYIRSVSYPNNKAKHLVGMAKMLVNDFNSEVPDNLEDLIKLPGVGRKTANVIQSVVFKKAAMAVDTHVFRVSHRIGLVPDSCTTPFSVEKELVKNIPEKLIPIAHHWLILHGRYVCQARTPKCDTCGLQMMCKYFCNTYKVTKEEPKAKNK, translated from the coding sequence ATGAGAAAGAAAGAACGTTATGAGAAAGTAATCGCCTGGTTTCAGGACAACATACCTGTGGCCGAAACCGAACTGCATTACAACAATCCGTATGAGTTGCTGATCGCTGTTATTCTTTCTGCACAATGTACGGACAAACGGGTGAATATCATCACTCCTCCTTTGTATAAAGATTTTCCGACTCCGGAAGCATTGGCTGCCACTACGCCGGAAGTGATTTTCGAATATATACGAAGCGTGTCTTATCCCAACAACAAAGCCAAACATCTGGTCGGTATGGCAAAGATGCTGGTGAATGACTTCAATAGCGAGGTGCCGGATAATCTGGAAGATCTGATAAAGTTGCCCGGTGTAGGAAGAAAGACTGCCAATGTGATCCAGTCGGTGGTATTCAAAAAAGCGGCAATGGCGGTAGATACACACGTGTTCCGTGTCAGCCACCGTATCGGACTGGTGCCGGACAGTTGCACCACCCCGTTCAGCGTGGAAAAAGAACTGGTGAAGAATATTCCGGAAAAGCTCATACCGATTGCCCATCACTGGCTCATCCTGCACGGCCGTTACGTTTGTCAGGCACGTACTCCCAAATGTGACACCTGTGGTTTGCAAATGATGTGCAAATATTTCTGTAACACCTATAAAGTTACAAAAGAGGAACCAAAAGCCAAGAATAAATAA
- a CDS encoding MFS transporter, whose amino-acid sequence MAKDRLITPSYCFILAANFLLYFGFWLLIPVLPFYLSEFFQAGNSTIGIVLSCYTVAALCIRPFSGYLLDTFARKPLYLFAYFIFMMMFGGYLIAGSLTLFIIFRIIHGVSFGMVTVGGNTVVIDIMPSSRRGEGLGYYGLTNNTAMSIGPMFGLFLHDAGVSFATIFCYAFGSCILGFLCASLVKTPYKPPVKREPISLDRFILMKGLPAGLSLLLLSIPYGMTTNYVAMYARQIGLNTQTGFFFTFMAVGMAISRIFSGKLVDRGKITQVIAAGLYLVVFSFFLLSTCVYLIQWNDTACTLLFFGIALLMGVGFGIMFPAFNTLFVNLAPNSQRGTATSTYLTSWDVGIGIGMLTGGYIAEISTFDKAYLFGACLTVVSALYFRLKVTPHYHKNKLR is encoded by the coding sequence ATGGCAAAGGATAGACTCATTACTCCCAGTTATTGTTTCATCTTGGCAGCCAACTTCCTGCTATACTTCGGTTTCTGGTTGCTGATTCCTGTTTTGCCGTTCTATTTATCCGAATTCTTCCAGGCTGGAAATTCCACTATCGGCATTGTCCTCTCCTGCTACACGGTGGCAGCTCTCTGTATCCGTCCATTTTCCGGTTATCTGCTCGACACGTTTGCCCGAAAACCTCTTTATCTGTTTGCTTACTTCATCTTTATGATGATGTTCGGCGGATATTTAATTGCCGGTTCCCTTACCTTATTTATTATATTCCGAATCATTCACGGCGTCTCTTTCGGAATGGTCACAGTAGGCGGAAACACGGTAGTAATAGACATTATGCCCTCTTCCCGGCGAGGGGAAGGCTTAGGTTATTACGGACTTACCAACAACACAGCCATGTCCATCGGACCGATGTTCGGACTGTTTCTGCATGATGCGGGAGTTTCTTTTGCTACGATATTCTGCTATGCATTCGGTTCCTGTATTTTAGGTTTTCTATGCGCAAGTCTGGTTAAAACGCCCTACAAGCCTCCTGTGAAACGGGAACCGATCTCGCTCGACCGCTTTATCCTGATGAAAGGACTGCCTGCCGGACTTAGTCTGCTGCTGCTTTCCATCCCTTACGGAATGACGACCAACTATGTTGCCATGTACGCCCGCCAAATAGGATTGAACACACAAACCGGATTCTTCTTCACCTTTATGGCAGTCGGTATGGCCATCTCGCGTATCTTTTCAGGAAAACTGGTGGATCGCGGAAAAATAACGCAAGTAATAGCTGCCGGATTATACCTGGTTGTTTTCAGCTTCTTCCTGCTTTCAACTTGTGTATATCTGATTCAATGGAATGATACTGCCTGTACTCTGCTGTTTTTTGGCATCGCATTATTAATGGGTGTCGGGTTTGGAATTATGTTTCCGGCATTTAACACGCTGTTTGTCAACCTCGCCCCCAACAGTCAGCGGGGAACAGCGACTTCCACCTACCTCACTTCCTGGGATGTAGGAATCGGCATCGGTATGCTGACGGGAGGATATATCGCAGAAATAAGTACATTTGATAAGGCCTATCTTTTCGGAGCCTGCCTGACGGTAGTTTCCGCCCTCTATTTCAGACTAAAAGTGACGCCTCATTACCATAAAAACAAGCTACGATGA
- a CDS encoding porin encodes MRKTLLQLLTFVLCITNMQNPLLAQEQTPLNQVVNTLKERISLSGYAQLGYTYDDAANPDNTFDIKRIIFMAHGKITKRWTCDFMYDFYNGGMLLEVYTDYQFLPGLTARIGEFKVPYTIENELSPTTVELINCYSQSVCYLAGVSGSDKCYGMTSGRDIGMMLHGKLFRDFLQYKVAVMNGQGLNTKDKNSQKDVVGNLMVNPLKWLSVGGSFIRGTGHAIADSEYTGIKAGENYAKRRWSAGGVVTTSTFNLRTEYLAGKDRSVKSEGFYATGSVRFARNFDFIASYDYFNPNKSADFKQNNYIAGVQYWFYPRCRLQAQYTFCNKKGDGQKDSNLIQAQVQVRF; translated from the coding sequence ATGCGAAAAACACTACTCCAACTCTTAACCTTTGTATTATGCATTACAAATATGCAAAATCCTCTCTTGGCACAAGAGCAGACACCATTAAATCAAGTTGTCAACACACTGAAAGAACGGATTAGTCTCTCCGGATATGCCCAACTGGGATACACTTATGACGATGCAGCGAATCCGGATAACACATTCGACATCAAACGAATCATTTTCATGGCACACGGAAAGATCACCAAACGGTGGACTTGTGATTTTATGTACGACTTCTACAACGGGGGCATGTTACTCGAAGTGTATACCGATTATCAGTTTCTCCCCGGACTTACGGCACGTATCGGTGAATTCAAGGTTCCTTATACCATAGAAAACGAATTGTCTCCTACTACAGTAGAACTTATCAATTGCTATTCACAGTCTGTCTGCTATCTGGCAGGAGTAAGCGGTAGCGATAAGTGTTACGGAATGACTTCCGGACGGGATATCGGTATGATGCTTCACGGGAAATTATTTCGTGACTTCCTACAATATAAAGTAGCTGTAATGAACGGACAGGGACTGAATACCAAAGACAAAAACAGTCAAAAAGATGTGGTCGGTAATCTGATGGTTAATCCGCTGAAATGGTTGTCCGTAGGTGGTTCGTTTATCCGCGGAACAGGACACGCCATAGCTGACTCTGAATATACCGGAATCAAAGCAGGAGAAAATTACGCCAAGAGACGCTGGAGTGCAGGAGGGGTTGTCACCACTTCCACTTTTAATCTGCGTACGGAATATCTTGCCGGAAAAGATCGGAGTGTGAAAAGCGAAGGTTTCTATGCAACAGGAAGCGTGCGTTTTGCCCGGAATTTCGATTTCATCGCTTCGTACGATTATTTCAACCCTAACAAGAGTGCAGATTTCAAACAAAATAACTATATTGCAGGCGTACAATACTGGTTTTATCCCAGATGCCGGTTACAGGCACAATACACCTTTTGTAATAAGAAAGGAGATGGACAAAAAGATTCCAACCTGATACAAGCACAGGTACAAGTGAGGTTTTAA
- a CDS encoding PepSY-associated TM helix domain-containing protein — translation MLSPKTLKYLRLTHRYVSFICAGILFVYLLSGFLLNHRKEFTFMNQKKERTVDYIFQLPANKDDFTEADARKIISDLSCNPDLYNRFSLSKNKLTIFGKEQLVIKLDATSQQAFIKEMHRPAFLTALNKLHRNPGSLWTITSDAFLLLMFILLITGLLIVPGKKGLWGIGGILTIIGILIPILIYWMIV, via the coding sequence ATGTTATCTCCCAAAACGCTCAAATACTTACGTTTAACGCACCGTTATGTATCTTTCATTTGTGCAGGCATCCTGTTTGTCTATCTCCTTTCCGGCTTCCTGCTCAACCACCGGAAAGAATTTACATTCATGAATCAGAAAAAGGAACGTACGGTGGACTATATATTCCAGCTCCCTGCCAATAAAGACGATTTTACAGAAGCCGATGCACGAAAGATTATCTCCGATCTCTCATGCAATCCCGACCTGTATAACCGTTTCAGCCTCAGTAAAAACAAACTGACCATCTTTGGCAAAGAACAATTGGTAATCAAGTTGGATGCAACCAGCCAGCAAGCATTTATTAAAGAAATGCATCGTCCTGCTTTCCTAACCGCATTGAATAAGCTACATCGCAATCCGGGTTCTTTATGGACAATAACCTCCGATGCATTCCTCTTACTCATGTTTATTTTGCTCATCACCGGGTTACTGATTGTTCCCGGGAAAAAGGGATTGTGGGGCATCGGCGGAATTCTAACGATAATAGGAATTTTAATACCTATATTGATTTACTGGATGATAGTATAA
- a CDS encoding S46 family peptidase: protein MKLTTIISAFYLLCLLCIQPVHADGGFWLPTQIQGKVHQAMKKQGLRLSEKDIYDINQSCLSNATLSLSYDNSTFSPSASASFISGEGLVLTNFHCVARYLEHISDANHDYVKHGCWATQRSEETYLPNLQVNQLITIKDVTTEITQDTGNLTDQALTQKINENGNKIVKSQAKGRGVEGKIYSLFGGRQYILAVFRCFKDVRIVAAPPISIGKFGGDTDNWQWPRYSADFAILRVYANDKNQPAAYNKQNRPYQPDAHLSISTKGVKPDDFVMVAGYPAQTRQYVPSFALEKIVFKDTQAEADIAKIKLDFYTQRKETAADSLYSYYNIKAGSAANVYLKSIGEISGVKESGIIARKQQEEQAMTGWILSDDTRTQRYGATLLDDMKANYERLTQLNFTDQMFREVALYGANVIPFAGKFEKLVQMEQRKSKNVKTAMKGEIRKLKPLTVAFYRDFRPEDDKYIMKKMLAYYLDHVDSIFYSTALKKVEKHYPQHLSAYIDSLYDHSPLRNQESMLALLDSVPTQGTAALSQDGLYQLSLGFYLVYVEKINRLKQAYQNKNMKLYSLYLQAYAEKNKGTQIAFDANRTLRYSTGKVKAAVPSEGVIYTPFTTVDGMLSRHRLYAGNKDFNLPARFVKLIEHRQPSNYFSQKVTPTCCFLTDAHTTSGSSGSPVLNAKGEVVGINFDRIWQGLSSDYETVGNEKSRNIAVDIRYVLWTLEQYSRSQYILDELDIH from the coding sequence ATGAAGCTAACTACCATTATTTCCGCCTTCTACCTCCTCTGCCTGTTGTGCATACAGCCCGTGCATGCCGATGGAGGCTTCTGGCTGCCTACTCAAATACAAGGAAAAGTACATCAGGCAATGAAAAAACAGGGATTGCGCCTTAGTGAAAAAGATATTTACGACATCAACCAGTCGTGTCTGTCGAATGCTACCCTTTCATTAAGTTATGACAACAGTACATTTTCTCCCTCTGCCAGTGCCTCTTTCATCTCCGGTGAAGGACTGGTATTGACCAACTTCCACTGTGTCGCACGTTATCTCGAACATATCTCCGATGCAAACCACGATTACGTGAAGCATGGCTGCTGGGCTACCCAACGCAGCGAAGAGACTTATCTTCCGAATTTACAGGTCAATCAATTAATCACTATCAAAGACGTAACGACGGAAATAACACAAGATACCGGAAATCTTACCGATCAGGCACTTACCCAAAAGATCAACGAGAACGGGAATAAAATTGTCAAATCCCAAGCCAAAGGTCGTGGTGTAGAAGGAAAAATCTACTCCTTATTTGGTGGCAGACAATACATCCTGGCTGTCTTCCGCTGCTTCAAGGATGTGCGTATCGTAGCCGCTCCCCCCATCTCGATAGGGAAATTCGGAGGCGACACAGACAACTGGCAATGGCCCCGTTACTCTGCCGATTTCGCCATCTTGCGCGTTTATGCCAACGATAAAAATCAACCGGCAGCCTACAACAAGCAGAACCGCCCCTATCAACCCGACGCTCATTTGTCTATCTCTACCAAAGGAGTGAAACCCGATGATTTTGTAATGGTTGCCGGCTATCCTGCACAAACAAGGCAATATGTCCCTTCGTTTGCCCTTGAGAAAATTGTATTCAAAGACACGCAAGCAGAAGCAGATATTGCCAAAATCAAGCTCGACTTCTACACACAACGTAAAGAAACGGCTGCCGACTCGCTTTATTCCTACTATAACATTAAGGCCGGAAGCGCTGCTAATGTCTATCTAAAATCAATTGGTGAGATCAGTGGTGTGAAAGAATCCGGCATCATTGCCCGGAAACAGCAGGAGGAACAGGCGATGACAGGATGGATTCTGTCTGATGACACCCGTACGCAACGCTACGGGGCAACATTGCTCGATGATATGAAAGCAAACTACGAACGTCTTACCCAACTGAACTTCACAGACCAGATGTTTCGCGAAGTCGCACTTTATGGTGCCAACGTCATTCCTTTTGCCGGAAAATTTGAAAAACTGGTGCAAATGGAACAAAGAAAAAGCAAGAATGTAAAGACTGCCATGAAAGGAGAAATCCGCAAACTGAAACCGCTTACCGTAGCATTCTATCGTGATTTCAGACCTGAAGACGACAAATATATCATGAAAAAGATGTTGGCTTATTATCTGGATCACGTAGATTCTATTTTCTACTCCACAGCATTGAAAAAGGTAGAAAAGCATTACCCTCAACATCTTTCTGCCTATATAGACAGCCTGTACGATCATTCCCCCCTGCGTAATCAAGAAAGTATGCTCGCACTTCTGGACAGTGTACCGACACAAGGAACAGCTGCACTGTCACAAGATGGGCTGTATCAGTTGTCACTCGGTTTCTATCTGGTGTATGTAGAAAAAATAAACCGTTTGAAACAAGCGTATCAGAATAAAAACATGAAACTCTACTCTTTGTATCTGCAAGCATACGCTGAAAAGAACAAGGGGACACAAATTGCATTTGACGCCAACCGCACCCTGCGTTATTCTACGGGAAAAGTAAAGGCAGCCGTTCCCAGCGAAGGAGTCATCTATACTCCATTTACAACTGTTGACGGAATGCTCAGCCGTCATCGCCTTTATGCCGGAAACAAGGACTTCAATCTGCCGGCACGTTTCGTCAAACTCATCGAACACCGCCAACCCAGTAACTACTTTAGCCAGAAAGTGACACCCACCTGTTGTTTCCTGACAGATGCACATACCACTTCTGGTAGTTCGGGCAGTCCGGTATTGAATGCCAAAGGAGAAGTGGTGGGTATCAACTTCGACCGTATCTGGCAGGGACTTAGTTCCGACTACGAAACTGTAGGAAATGAGAAAAGTCGTAACATCGCAGTAGATATCCGCTATGTGTTATGGACTTTGGAGCAATATTCACGTTCCCAATACATATTAGACGAATTGGACATTCACTAA
- a CDS encoding phosphoglycerate kinase, whose translation MQTIDKFNFAGKKAFVRVDFNVPLDENFNITDDTRMRAALPTLKKILADGGSIIIGSHLGRPKGVADKFSLKHIIKHLSELLGVEVQFANDCMGEEAAVKAAALQPGEVLLLENLRFYAEEEGKPRGLAEDATDEEKAAAKKAVKESQKEFTKKLASYADCYVNDAFGTAHRAHASTALIAKYFDVNNKMFGYLMEKEVKAVDKVLNDIKRPFTAIMGGSKVSSKIEIIENLLSKVDNLIIAGGMTYTFTKAMGGKIGISICEDDKLDLALDLMKKAKEKGVNLVLAVDAKIADAFSNDANTKFCAVDEIPDGWEGLDIGPKTEEIFANVIKESKTILWNGPTGVFEFDNFTHGSRAVGEAIVEATKNGAFSLVGGGDSVACVNKFGLASGVSYVSTGGGALLEAIEGKVLPGIAAIQE comes from the coding sequence ATGCAGACAATTGACAAATTCAATTTTGCCGGTAAAAAGGCATTTGTTCGCGTGGACTTCAATGTACCCCTGGACGAAAACTTCAACATTACAGATGACACTCGTATGCGTGCAGCTCTTCCTACTTTGAAGAAGATTCTGGCAGACGGCGGAAGCATCATCATTGGCTCTCACCTGGGCCGTCCGAAAGGCGTTGCCGATAAATTCTCTTTGAAACATATCATCAAGCATCTGTCTGAATTGCTGGGCGTTGAAGTTCAGTTCGCTAACGACTGCATGGGCGAAGAAGCTGCTGTAAAAGCTGCTGCTCTGCAACCGGGAGAAGTGCTGTTGCTCGAAAACCTTCGTTTCTACGCTGAAGAAGAAGGTAAACCAAGAGGTTTGGCAGAAGATGCAACTGACGAAGAAAAAGCTGCTGCTAAGAAAGCAGTAAAAGAAAGCCAGAAAGAATTTACCAAGAAATTGGCTTCTTACGCTGACTGCTACGTAAACGACGCATTCGGTACTGCTCACCGTGCACACGCTTCTACAGCATTGATCGCTAAATATTTCGATGTAAACAACAAGATGTTCGGTTACTTGATGGAAAAAGAAGTGAAAGCTGTTGATAAAGTATTGAACGATATCAAACGTCCGTTCACTGCTATTATGGGCGGTTCTAAAGTTTCTTCTAAAATCGAAATCATCGAAAACCTGTTGAGCAAGGTAGACAACCTGATTATCGCCGGTGGTATGACTTATACATTTACTAAAGCTATGGGCGGCAAAATCGGTATCTCTATCTGTGAGGACGACAAACTTGACCTGGCTTTGGATTTGATGAAAAAAGCAAAAGAAAAAGGTGTAAACCTGGTATTGGCTGTTGACGCTAAGATTGCTGACGCATTCTCTAACGATGCAAATACTAAATTCTGTGCTGTTGACGAAATTCCTGACGGATGGGAAGGTCTTGATATCGGTCCTAAGACTGAAGAAATCTTCGCTAACGTTATCAAAGAATCTAAGACTATTCTTTGGAACGGTCCTACAGGCGTATTCGAATTTGACAACTTCACTCACGGCTCACGTGCAGTAGGTGAAGCAATCGTTGAAGCAACTAAGAACGGCGCATTCTCACTTGTTGGTGGTGGCGACTCTGTAGCTTGTGTTAACAAGTTTGGTTTGGCTAGCGGTGTATCTTATGTTTCAACTGGTGGTGGCGCATTGCTCGAAGCAATCGAAGGAAAAGTTCTTCCGGGTATCGCTGCTATTCAAGAATAA
- a CDS encoding ABC transporter substrate-binding protein, giving the protein MKRPILFFWFILFFLYSCQSKKGDSSFLPLTELQPLTLGMMPTLDGLPFHIAKTQGIYDSLGLDLTILSFNSANDRDAAFQTRKIDGMITDYPSAVALQAIHHTDLGFILKNDGYFCFIVSKESNINQLEQLKEKNIAVSRNTVIEYATDQLLSKAGIKHTEINMPEIGQLPLRLQMLQYNQIDASFLPDPAASIAMNSKHRSLVSTQELGIDFTATAFSRKALNEKREEIELLITGYNLGVDYIKMHPQKEWEQVLIEIGVPENLTGLVALPGYQKAKRPSAEAIDKAIHWLKENHRIPQTYSEKNLIDTTFIPTVSTIIQYQP; this is encoded by the coding sequence ATGAAAAGACCGATACTATTCTTTTGGTTCATCCTTTTCTTCCTTTACTCTTGTCAGAGTAAGAAAGGAGATAGCTCTTTTTTACCTCTAACCGAACTGCAACCACTTACCCTGGGCATGATGCCTACACTGGACGGACTTCCTTTTCATATAGCCAAAACGCAAGGCATTTACGACTCATTAGGACTGGATTTGACCATTCTTTCATTCAACTCTGCCAACGACCGGGACGCTGCTTTCCAAACCCGGAAAATAGATGGCATGATTACTGACTATCCCAGTGCGGTAGCATTACAAGCTATTCATCATACTGATTTAGGATTCATCCTGAAGAATGATGGTTATTTCTGCTTCATTGTCTCCAAAGAAAGTAACATCAACCAACTGGAACAGCTCAAGGAAAAGAATATCGCCGTGTCGCGCAACACAGTTATCGAATATGCTACCGACCAGCTATTAAGCAAAGCCGGAATCAAGCATACGGAAATAAACATGCCGGAAATCGGCCAGCTTCCTCTCCGTCTGCAAATGTTGCAGTACAATCAAATTGATGCCTCTTTCCTACCCGACCCTGCCGCATCCATCGCCATGAACAGTAAACATCGTTCATTGGTAAGTACGCAAGAGTTGGGTATCGATTTCACTGCTACCGCTTTTTCACGAAAAGCGCTCAACGAGAAGAGAGAAGAAATCGAGCTACTCATCACAGGATATAACCTGGGAGTAGATTACATAAAAATGCACCCGCAGAAAGAATGGGAGCAAGTATTGATAGAAATAGGTGTACCCGAAAATCTGACAGGACTCGTTGCCCTCCCCGGTTATCAAAAAGCAAAACGTCCCTCCGCTGAAGCGATAGACAAGGCTATACACTGGCTGAAAGAAAATCACCGAATACCCCAAACCTACTCTGAAAAGAATCTGATTGACACTACATTTATTCCCACAGTATCAACCATAATACAGTATCAACCATAA